In the genome of Campylobacter helveticus, the window CATTTTGATGATGTGAGTAAGCTCATAGCTGTTTTGCAGCATTTGGTGGAGCTTAAAAATTCAGTTTTTGTGATAGAGCATAATTTAGATGTGATTAAAAACGCTGATTATATCATTGATATGGGTCCTGAGGGTGGTGTAAAAGGCGGTAAAATCATAGCGGAGGGTAATGTAGCAACCCTAGCTAAAGCCCACAAAAAAAGCTATACGGGACATTATCTTAATTTAGAATTGAAGAATTACAAGTGAAAGAGAATTTAAAAGCTTATTTAATAGACGCGGAAAATGTGAGTCCGCATAATTTTTTTAAAAAATATAAATTTAAAAAAGATGAAAAAAATATCTTTTATATCGTAGGAAATTCGCATTTGCATTTTGATACGCGTAGCTTAAAGGTTCTTAGTAAGACAAAATATGAAATTTTTACTTTCGACCACCCCAGCAAGGATTATGCTGATAAAATCATCCTAACCCTACTTGGGATTTTGGCGACAAAAAAGAAAATTACGGACATTTACATCATCAGCAATGATAAAATTTTTGAAAATCTTGAGTATATGTATGAGTTTTTTGGTAAGGAAATTCATCTTATTCATATTCAAAAAGAAGAGCCTTTTTTTCTCAAGCACGAAGAAGAAATTTTAAAGCTTTTGGAAAAAGCGAAAAGCAAAAGTGAATTTCATACCTTTTTGCAGAAAAAATACTACAAATCAGCGGCGGAAATTTACCGCTTTATTAAAAAAATGCGCCCAGAGCTTTTAAAAACACTCAATGCTTGATTTTTTTTATAGCGATTTAAGCTATGTCGGGCTTTTTATCGTCTCTTTTCTCTCTTCCACGCTTTTGCCTTTGGCGAGTGAAGCTTTTGTTTTGGCTTTTATTAAATTTGATTTTAATCCCATCCTAGTGCTTTTTGTGGCTACTTTAGCCAACACACTAGGAAGTCTTAGCACTTATGCTCTAGCTTATCTTGGCAAGGAAAAAGTTTTACAAAAATACTTTGCTTCATCTTTAAAAAAACTAGAAAATTACACGCTAAATTTTTACAAATTTGGAGGAATTTTTGCTTTTTTAAGCTTTTTGCCCTTAGTGGGCGATATTTTTGTGCTAGGGCTTGGCTTTGCAAAATATCCTATATTAAAAGTTGCTTTTTTCATCGCTTTGGGTAAATTTAGCCGCTATTTTTTCTTAGTTTGGATTGCTTTAAACTAATATTTTATGTTTTTTAACTTTGAAAAAAGCTGTAAGCAAAAGACATTTAGTCACCTTGATAACATAAAACGCGATAAATCTCAAATATCAATCTAAAAGCTCACTAAGGTAAAAATTTTCATAGATTTCGAAAATTTCCATCATCTTAATTTGGAAACAACTAAGAAATCCATCATCGTTTTTAAATAAGATAAAAAACTAACACTAAAACATATCAGAAATAAATCTTGTTGCATTTGGCATTATTCATCACATACAAACCGCTCTACCGCAACTACTTAAAAAGCAAAAACTACAAAATGTAGCAACAAGTAAGATAACAAATTTCTAGTATTATGTAAGCTTACAGCGTCACAATAATACTTTCCACATATCCCATATACACTTATATAACACAAAATATTCAAATAAAACAATGCAAATTTAACCGTGCAACCCTCTAAAAATTTCAAGATACAAAAAATTCATTTATCCTAGCTTTATCCTCGTAAGCTTTAGTTTGAAATTTCTCCCCTTTAAAACCCAGCTCATAAAAATTTTCAGGATTATTTTTAGTATAAGTAAGGGCGATTTGCAAGGCTAAATTTAAATCCTCCTTACAAATGTCGCTACTTACTAAAGAATACGCCCCCACCAAGTCAAAAAGTTTGATTTCTTCATATTTAGGTGTTTTCAAATTCCTTAAAAGCTCGTTTTCAAGCTCATTGCGTCCTATTATCATTTTCGCCCCTTTTGGAAGCCTTAAATGCCGTCCATATTTTAAAAGCTGGGCATCATTGACCCCCATATCCTTGTCAAATTCTTTAAAATCTTTAATTTTCTTCGCAAAACTTTCCAAAGTGAGCAAACACCCTCCCCCCGGACTTTCAAAATCCTCCAAGCCAAATTCCTCCGCCATCTCAAGCTGTCTTTTGCGACTTCTACCGCTAATGCCCTCAAGCTTTTCTCTATCCACCCAGCCCTCTCTTTCTGGTTTTGTGAGGGGTAAATTTTTCGCGCACATAGGACGCAAGATTAAATCCTCTTCATCGTCTGCTAGGCGTTTGACCTTAGCCATCGCATCGCTTCTTTGACTCATAGGGCGTTGTCCTAAAACCTCCCCCGTGATGATAAAGCTCGCCCCCTCATCTTTTAACATAACAAGAGCCGTTTTAAACATAAAAGCGTGGC includes:
- a CDS encoding PIN domain-containing protein, whose protein sequence is MKENLKAYLIDAENVSPHNFFKKYKFKKDEKNIFYIVGNSHLHFDTRSLKVLSKTKYEIFTFDHPSKDYADKIILTLLGILATKKKITDIYIISNDKIFENLEYMYEFFGKEIHLIHIQKEEPFFLKHEEEILKLLEKAKSKSEFHTFLQKKYYKSAAEIYRFIKKMRPELLKTLNA
- a CDS encoding YqaA family protein — protein: MLDFFYSDLSYVGLFIVSFLSSTLLPLASEAFVLAFIKFDFNPILVLFVATLANTLGSLSTYALAYLGKEKVLQKYFASSLKKLENYTLNFYKFGGIFAFLSFLPLVGDIFVLGLGFAKYPILKVAFFIALGKFSRYFFLVWIALN
- a CDS encoding argininosuccinate synthase, which encodes MKALALFSGGLDSMLAMKLITQQGIAVKALNINIGFGSRTDKSEDMKRRAALVGAEFEMVDVRNSYLKEVLFSPQYGYGKHFNPCIDCHAFMFKTALVMLKDEGASFIITGEVLGQRPMSQRSDAMAKVKRLADDEEDLILRPMCAKNLPLTKPEREGWVDREKLEGISGRSRKRQLEMAEEFGLEDFESPGGGCLLTLESFAKKIKDFKEFDKDMGVNDAQLLKYGRHLRLPKGAKMIIGRNELENELLRNLKTPKYEEIKLFDLVGAYSLVSSDICKEDLNLALQIALTYTKNNPENFYELGFKGEKFQTKAYEDKARINEFFVS